A portion of the Hoplias malabaricus isolate fHopMal1 chromosome 1, fHopMal1.hap1, whole genome shotgun sequence genome contains these proteins:
- the dusp23b gene encoding dual specificity protein phosphatase 23: MASAPPHNFSWVEPHKLAGMAMPRMPGHYEYLLNNGIKHLVTLSERKPPYHDTCPELILHHIRIHDFCAPTFDQIKRFLTIVEEANIKGEGVAVHCLHGFGRTGTMLACYLVKSRKISGIEAINEIRRIRRGSIETREQEQMVVQFYQQNIY, translated from the exons ATGGCATCCGCTCCacctcacaatttctcttgggTCGAGCCGCACAAACTGGCAGGAATGGCCATGCCACGGATGCCTGGTCACTATGAATATCTACTGAACAACGGTATCAAACACTTAGTCACTTTGTCTGAAAGAAAACCACCTTATCACGACACTTGTCCAGAACTGATTTTGCATCATATCAGAATACACGACTTCTGTGCTCCAACGTTTGACCAGATCAAACGCTTTTTGACTATAGTGGAAGAGGCCAATATAAAAGGAGAG GGTGTTGCAGTGCACTGTTTGCATGGTTTTGGAAGGACCGGGACAATGCTGGCCTGCTACCTGGTGAAGTCCAGAAAAATCAGTGGGATTGAAGCCATTAATGAAATCAGAAGAATACGCCGTGGATCAATTGAAACACGAGAACAAGAACAAATGGTAGTGCAGTTTTACCAGCAAAATATATACtga